The genomic window CTAAAGGTTCGTACTTTCCATCCACTAAATGAAACCCGGCGAATTCAGATGTGTAAGGATCGAACCAAAAATAATCCGGCGTACGGAAGGTATCTTGGTAGAGTTTCTTCTTCAATTCGCGATCGATCTTTGCTGTCGAGTCTGAGAGAATTTCAAGAATGAAATTGGGATATCTCCCCTCTTCTTCCCACACCACCCAACTTTTTCGAGTTTTGCGTTCGGTGTCTAGCACAACGAAAAAATCGGGTCCCCGAAAGTGTTCGTTTTTACGCTTTCTATCGCTATAGTAAATGGTTAGGTTTCCCGCCACATAAAAATCGTTTTTCTCTTTCCACCACCATTCAAGACAATTGAGGAGTAGGATGATTTGCCGCAGGTGCAGTTCGGTTTCCAAGGGAGGTTCGTCGCTATATAGATCGCCAGGAGGAAAGATAGCACTTTCTGTGAGGTCTGGGGAAGTTGCTATTTCTTGAGTGAGGGTCATCGTCGTTTGTCCACTAACGGGTAATAGGTGTATCGCTTCACATGGGAATGCGCAAAAGCAAAGAAAAGACTCCAAATCCCAACAGCAGCGACCCACTCAAGGGATTAATCCAACTCGACCAACGGCGCAATTCCAATAGTTTTTTAATTGAGGCGGTAAATGTTCCAGCGATAATGAGTGGCATAACATAGCCTAGGGCATAAATCAGTAGAAAACTGCCCCCAAGCACCAAATTTTGCGTCGATATGACCCAAGCGAGTAGGGTGGCTAAGACGGGAGTGCTGCAAGGGGAAGCGACTAAGCCAAAAGTCAAACCGAGAAGATAGGAACGCACGCCTTTTGGCCAATTGGGAGAAATCCATTCCGTTCCTCCCCAAGAAGGAAATTGTAGGGGGAGGATTTCGAGTAAGTTCAATCCCATCAAAATGGCAATCAGGCTGACTAAAATCGGCAATCCTACACCAATTTGCCCGTAAACTCGCCCTACTGATGCGGCAAAAATTCCCAATCCGGCGAGAGTGGTGGCTAAACCGAGGGAAAACCAGGCGGATTGAAGGGTGGCTTGCCAGCGTCCTTGTTCTTCGTAGCCGCCAATATAGCCAATGGTAATTGGCAGCATGGAGAGCATACAAGGGGTGAGACTGGTGAGCAATCCGGCAATGAAAATGATGGCAAAACTCAGTCCGTTCAGGTGTGCGAGTTGTTGGCTAACGAGGGTATTGGCAAGTTGGGAGAGTTCGTAGAGTTGGGTTGAGAGGGTATCGAGCATGGTCTGTGGGGTGAGAAAGAGAGGCGCTGTTTGCATTTTATCTCACGCGATCGCACAGAGCCGCATCGACCATGCGTGCCGCGGAGCGGATCCCTGCGGGATCGCGCGAATGTCCCATAACCCTTAAAACCATAAGTCCAGATTATGTCTTGAGATTTTCACAAAGGGTTGCAGTTATTTTAAATATTCGTTACATTAATTCACATAGGTTTACAAGAGCAACTTACAGCGAGGCAACATCATGGAAAATGAGAACCGCAACAACTTCAAATTTGGTTTCAACGCTGGTGCGGAGAACTGGAATGGTCGCTTGGCAATGATTGGGTTTGCAGCCGCGCTCATCATCGAACTCGTAAGCGGTCAAGGCGTTCTTCACTTCTGGGGTCTTCTGTAATCAATTAAATTTTTAGTTAATTGCACGAACCTCTATCAATCTCAAAATCAATAAAAAAGCTGGGCTTTCTTCTGTGGAACCCAGCTTTTTCTTATGGACGATTCGCAAATACTAACCCAGTTATTGGGTAAAGATTTGAGTTCTACTCCCTTAAACCTCAATCCTTACCGGATGTACTCTTTGAGGATACTGTTGCGATTGGGGTGGCGAAGTTTGCGCAATGCTTTCGCTTCTATTTGCCGAATCCGTTCGCGGGTCACGTTGAAGATTTGACCGATTTCCTCTAAAGTCTTCATCCGTCCGTCATCTA from Lusitaniella coriacea LEGE 07157 includes these protein-coding regions:
- a CDS encoding Uma2 family endonuclease, coding for MTLTQEIATSPDLTESAIFPPGDLYSDEPPLETELHLRQIILLLNCLEWWWKEKNDFYVAGNLTIYYSDRKRKNEHFRGPDFFVVLDTERKTRKSWVVWEEEGRYPNFILEILSDSTAKIDRELKKKLYQDTFRTPDYFWFDPYTSEFAGFHLVDGKYEPLEANDRGHLWSQQLGLYLGIEGGLLRFFTSEGELVPTPEEDAQAERQQKELAQQQKESERQQKESERQQKELAQQQKESERQQKESERQQKELAQQQKESERQQKESERQQKEIAQQKAERLAAKLRELNIDPDTI
- a CDS encoding cytochrome c biogenesis protein CcdA, with translation MLDTLSTQLYELSQLANTLVSQQLAHLNGLSFAIIFIAGLLTSLTPCMLSMLPITIGYIGGYEEQGRWQATLQSAWFSLGLATTLAGLGIFAASVGRVYGQIGVGLPILVSLIAILMGLNLLEILPLQFPSWGGTEWISPNWPKGVRSYLLGLTFGLVASPCSTPVLATLLAWVISTQNLVLGGSFLLIYALGYVMPLIIAGTFTASIKKLLELRRWSSWINPLSGSLLLGFGVFSLLLRIPM
- a CDS encoding chlorophyll a/b-binding protein; amino-acid sequence: MENENRNNFKFGFNAGAENWNGRLAMIGFAAALIIELVSGQGVLHFWGLL